In Dermochelys coriacea isolate rDerCor1 chromosome 4, rDerCor1.pri.v4, whole genome shotgun sequence, the sequence GTATCCTGCATGGCTATGGTGTGTTAAAATAGTACTCTTTTTAGTTCTGGTCTTCCAACTTGTGTGTCATATGATCTTCTCCATGTAGATGGAGGAGAAGTGTGGTGGTCATACAAGATCATTCCCTTGCAGTAAAAGATTGAGGCTTAAGCGGCAATGTTGAAACATGCCCTCAGGCACTGCCCATACATCAAGTATAATCAGTGGAGACGTTACTGACAATTTACTTGTGTTATACACTGTTACTGGCTTTTACTGCTCAGTATCTATGAAGTAATGTTTAAAATTTCCTGGAGCTAATCTGAAGTAGAAACTTCACAGGACAATCTTAGTGTCAGCTGCTGGGTTATGGGGGAGGAAAGGACCAGGTAGCAGCCTGGAGGCATTAAACTGTAGCAGTGTAATAGGTTCTCTTGCTATCTCATTAGTCACAGTTATAAGACCATTTAAGCTTCAAGGATGTGTAAGAAGTTAAGCTACTACAATTGAGAATGTCTGAGAAGCATCTCTTAATTGCAAAGGAGAATATAAACAGAGCCACTCTCAACAGAGTAACATTGGAGAGAGACCAGGGTGAGCCCTGCCCCTCACTGACTCCAGTTTAAAATTTTATGCATGCCAGGAATTTCCACTGATCTCAAGGGTATCCACTGCGACCAATTAATTAAAAGCCTAGAGATACTGGGGTTTGTTGAAAAGAGCAATTTAAGGCATATTATTTGGTCTGTTTGCTTTATGTCTACAAGGCGGCTTTGAAATGAACTTCAAACATATAttttcatctatttaaaaaaaaaagtcttaagatATATTGCATATTATGTGTTATCATGACCTATGATTGGCTTAAAAGGCCGAGTCTTGCTCTAATTGAAGCCCATGGATGGCTGTTTTGATATTAACTTAAATGATAGCAAGATCACACACTTAAGTATACTTACTGAAAGGACTTTGCCATCATCACTACCAGTTTGCCATTATACCTTATGGATGCTCTCTTTGCTCGCAGAGTGAAGATTCCGATGAAGATGAGCCTTGTGCAATAAGTGGTAAATGGACTTTTCAAAGGGACAGCAAGAGGTGGTCCAGACTTGAGGAGTTTGACatcttccctccaaaacaggatttgaatccctcatccccagaagCGCCTCTCCTGACGAACGCAGCTAGCCATGAAAGCGTGCTGACTGACCTCAGTGAGCGTCAGGAGGTAGCTTCCATTCACAGCACCAGCAGCACCAGTAGCCACCAAGTCACCCCCCAGAGTGAGGCAACCACCACCAGAACAAACTCAGTCATTAGCGTTTGCTCATCAGGCAACTTCATAACGAACGATGACTCCTTCAGCAGCCTGCCCTCGCCTAAGGAgctgtctagcttcagcttcaacATGAAAGCTAATGAAAAGAATGCGAGGTCTAAAACGAAGAGCCTGTTAAAGAGGATGGAGAGCCTGAAAATCAAGAGCTCTCACCATGGCAAAAATAAAGTCCCTTCCAAACTGGGTCTTATTATCAGTGGGCCCATTCTGAAAGAGGGCCTGGATGAGGACAAGCTAAAACAATTTAACTGTGTGGAAATTTCTACTCTCAATGGCAATCATATTAATGTCCCCATTGTACGAAAAAGGAGTGTCTCCAATTCCACCCAGACCAGCAGTAGTGGTAGTCAGTCTGAGACAAGCAGCGCTGTCAGCACACCCAGCCCCATCACAAGAACACGCAGCCTCAGTGCATATAATAAAAGGGTGGGAATGTACCTCGAAGGCTTCGACCCCTTCAACCAGTCAACCTTCAGTGATGTCATGGAGCAGAACTTTAAGAACAGGGGAAGTTTTGCAGAAGACACTGTGTTTTTTATCCCTGAAGACCACAAGCCAGGCACCTTTCCCAAAGCGCTCTCCAATGGTAACTTCTCCCCATCAGAGAGCAACTCTTCAGTGAATTGGAGAACTGGAAGCTTTCATGGACATGGCCATCTCTCCCTCAGGAGGGAAAACAGTGCAGAAAGCTCCAAGGAACTGAGCACTGGGAAAAGGCGCAACTCCTCTAGCTCAGTGGGCAGCCGCCTTAGCATTTATGACAATGTACCAGGCTCAATTCTGTATTCCAGTACAGGTGACCTGGCAGACCTTGAGAATGAAGACATCTTTCCAGAGCTAGATGATATCTTGTACCATGTAAAAGGGATGCAGAGAATAGTGAACCAGTGGTCAGAGAAGTTTTCAGATGAAGGGGACTCTGATTCAGCACTAGATTCTGTTTCCCCATGCCCTTCCTCTCCAAAGCAGATTCACCTTGATGTAGATAATGATCGAACAACCCCCAGTGACCTTGACAGTACAGGAAATTCCTTGACTGAGACTGAAGAGCCCTCAGGAATGCAGGATAGAAGGGACTCTGGCGTGGGTGCATCACTGACACGGTCCAACAGGTCAGTAACAGGCTTCTTCCACTAGacatggggtgggcaaactttttggcccaagggctacatctgggtggggaaactgtatggagggctggggcacagggtttggatgtgggagggagtctggggtgtgggaggaggtgtgatgtgcaggaaggggctcagggcaaggggttggggtgcaggaagggtgcagagtacaggagggggctcagggcagggagttggggtgcagcaaAGGGgttagggggctcagggaagggggttggggtgctgggtgcaggagaggtttgaggtgtgggctccagcctggtGCCACTTACctcctgggagtggggtggggcatggtgctggccacttctaggAGCAGtgtgaggccagggcaggcagggagcttgccttagccccgctATGCCATAgggctggcaatcccacaggccaaattaaaagccctgatgggccagatccagcgctccagccatagtttgccctcccctgcactAGACCCAATTAAAGCCTTAGCACAGAAGTAGCTGTGGTGATTAAAGCAAATATGTGATTTTTACATATCAGTTTCAGAAATTAATGGTGAGGATAATATTTTTATAGCACCTTTAATCTGGAATACTTTCCAACCAAGCCACTTTAAAACAGTATATTTGTTTATTCAAAATGTTGtatccatcactgaaatgcaactCTTTTTGCAGTGCAATGTCAAAGTCATCTTCACCAGCAAcattaaaatagctttttgagGGTGGGTGAGGAATAACTTGTCAAACTGAAATTGTGGTGTGTGGGAAATGCAGAATGTAATTGCCCGAATTTTAAATAAGACAGAATACTGGTGGTGGTATCCCTGCTCTTTCCAAAACAGCATCACAAAAGAGACCATGGCTGTGTGGTCAAATCCTTCATTTTAGAACTTGTTGGAAGTGCCATATTTTGAACATCATAGTGCCCCTTCGTACCATAATGTGCAAATTGCCATGATAGCACTAACTACATCGCAGTAATCAGCCCAGGTTGTGAGCTCCCACATTAATACCTGGAAATTTTGCCTTATCTACTATATATATGGAATTAGGAGTTTCTGATATGTAGTAGATAAGGCAAAATTTCCAGATGTTGTCAGAAATCTCAATATGGAATGGAATGTTCTGCTAAATGGCACATTCTTAAAAACACTCATTAGAACGTATGGACTCCACATCATTGGAGAGAATCCTTTCATTGTGGTTTCCACATGTACCTTCCAAAGACGCTTCAataaattgctttttattttcccctcctttcctgcAGGCATAGACTGAGATGGCACAGCTTTCAGAGCTCCCACGGGCCCAGTTTGAGCTCTGTGTCATTACAGATTAATAGCCAGTCCGTGGCACAGATGAACCTATTACAGAAATACTCTCTTTTGAAGTTAACTGCCCTCCTGGAGAAATACACACCTTCCAATAAGCATGGCTTCAGCTGGTAAGGATCATTCAAACCCTAGGGATTTGCCAGTAACGAATGAATATAGAAAACATGTCACTAATCCCCAGCTATCTTCCCTGTTTCTGTTTACTTGCATCTAACATTCTGCCACACTCCTAGGGGGCTCTAGCCTCAGAGAACAATACTAAACCATTAATCCTTCACTTTGTTTTAATGTCATTGGGGGTCAGATGCTCATTAATAGGGAGCCACAGAGAGTGGCTGCAATTAACGGGGAGGGACATGGGAATGCATTTCAATACAGATGCTCATGGAACACAGACCAGCTGGCTGCGCTGGGAAAAGTCCAGCTAGCATCCACAGCACAAAGGAATAATCATGTATTAAAAGAATTCGCACTTAAGGAGACCTACTTCAGAACATCTTAAGATACCAGAAAACTGTCTTCAAAGTCTTCTGCCTTTCTCCATCATTGGTATTCTTCTTTATATCATTTATTTAATGCAAGGGCACTTCAGCTGAGTAACTTTCCATCACTTTGAGTGTGTCACTATCTGACCGCTAACTTTTTTTTATGCTGAATACATTCTGTTTTAAACGAAAAACCCAAATCCAGTTAagttatttataaaaacaaaataaaaaaattcagcaagTTTGGAAAAAACTGCGGAGTTTTCCTGTAGCCGCTTCAGGTTTTCGTTACCCAGTCAATATTTTTTGTCAGATTAGTGAAATAGAAAACCTGTTATTGCCATATCTGTATTGCAACCCTAAAGCAGCAAAAAGtactatattttttttcccccttcgtTCTTATGGCCTCCTCCTTTCTCCAGGACTCTGAGTATTTAACTCCAACATCAAAGTAGCTCCTGTTCAAAGGCTGTTATTATGTGAGCCATGCTAAATACAGAAGTTGTTTGTTCTGAAAGACAGAAATAAGTATTGACCGGTTATCCCTGCATGCTTCAGATTCTCAGTGGGGATCGTAATGTGTTCTTTCACATTCTGCTGGCGTGTTTTTTGACAAAGCAAGTATTATTCACACATATATCAATAGTGCCCATGTTTAACTATAGTGTAATACAgtttgattctttttattttttgtagaaCAGACTATCCCCCAAAAGCCTAATACATTGTATAGTTAAGTCACCCTGTTTTCTAACACTGTTGTGTCTTCTGAAGTTTTGTATCCTACATTAACTTTCTCTTTCATTAGCGAGATGATCGCAACATTTTCAGACactaaaggatttttttatttgagaAAACACTCTTGAGACTCCAAGAGTAAATAATTCTTTTGAGCTCTGGTAAATTTTTCCTCTGAGTCAAAAGCAAATGGAAAGGCCTCTCATTGAAAGTAggggcctggcaaggaggggggTCCCTCAAAGAGGTCATTTGAAGAACTGAAATTTTTAGCTGACAAACTCAAATGTATTACATCAGCTTCCTGCTGTTACACATACGAGTGGGCGGTCGGCCTGGCTTGAGAGCTTTATAGAATGAGT encodes:
- the DLC1 gene encoding rho GTPase-activating protein 7 isoform X4; this encodes MKLEISPHRKRSEDSDEDEPCAISGKWTFQRDSKRWSRLEEFDIFPPKQDLNPSSPEAPLLTNAASHESVLTDLSERQEVASIHSTSSTSSHQVTPQSEATTTRTNSVISVCSSGNFITNDDSFSSLPSPKELSSFSFNMKANEKNARSKTKSLLKRMESLKIKSSHHGKNKVPSKLGLIISGPILKEGLDEDKLKQFNCVEISTLNGNHINVPIVRKRSVSNSTQTSSSGSQSETSSAVSTPSPITRTRSLSAYNKRVGMYLEGFDPFNQSTFSDVMEQNFKNRGSFAEDTVFFIPEDHKPGTFPKALSNGNFSPSESNSSVNWRTGSFHGHGHLSLRRENSAESSKELSTGKRRNSSSSVGSRLSIYDNVPGSILYSSTGDLADLENEDIFPELDDILYHVKGMQRIVNQWSEKFSDEGDSDSALDSVSPCPSSPKQIHLDVDNDRTTPSDLDSTGNSLTETEEPSGMQDRRDSGVGASLTRSNRHRLRWHSFQSSHGPSLSSVSLQINSQSVAQMNLLQKYSLLKLTALLEKYTPSNKHGFSWAVPKFMKRIKVPDYKDRNVFGVPLPINVQRTGQPLPQSIQQAMRYLRSHCLDQVGLFRKSGVKSRIQALRQMNESSTDSVNYEGQSAYDVADMLKQYFRDLPEPLMTNKLSETFLQIYQYVPKDQRLQAIKAAVMLLPDENREVLQILLYFLSDVTAAVKENQMTPTNLAVCLAPSLFHLNTLKRENSSPRVMQRKQSLGKPDQKDLNENLAATQGLAHMIAECKKLFQIPEEMSRCRNSYTEQDLRPLSLEELGRNNSTEPSDYHCYLQDCMDDLLKEMKDKFKGWVNYSTSEQAELAYKKVCEGPPLRLWKATTEVPAVPEEVLNRLLKEQHLWDEDLLDSKVIETLDSQTDVYQYVQNSMAPHPARDYVILRTWRTNLSKGACVLLASSVDHDRAPVVGVRVNVLLSRYLIEPCGSGKSKLTYMCRIDLRGHMPEWYTKSFGHLCASEVAKIRDSFSNKEVKSR